One region of Eupeodes corollae chromosome 1, idEupCoro1.1, whole genome shotgun sequence genomic DNA includes:
- the LOC129938880 gene encoding intraflagellar transport protein 88 homolog, giving the protein MANICPIKSPHKALILAEAYEHKEAYRPALNIYQSLVKNSEISLRVKINLGNVHFKLQNYPLAIKFYKMALDQVGQNKKNIYSKIMHNIGLAFIQQKQYSEAAFVFAYIIKESPDFRAYLHLILCWFALRKIAKIRRSFSDLFSLPKLDTKVEEIAKLIILISPLIEEVEEDGFNWCVDVIRITDYAWMADNLEIARIVELMRKGNLAEALKFLQKFEMNVKHLTENSRINLSFVYLHLKKLEQVENLLKGCTKPKAYNNYGVLKFLQKDYIAAEKAFHIANDSKEEIYEASYNLGLVQRKLGDRKQSQEIYDTILKQYPFPYNLMMFGLSNINDPGVLRNIAKLYKNLSNYKMAKWFFEEAFAVNPLY; this is encoded by the exons atGGCAAACATCTGTCCTATAAAATCACCTCACAAAGCCCTAATACTCGCCGAGGCTTACGAACACAAAGAAGCCTATCGACCGGCCTTGAACATTTATCAATCTTTGGTGAAAAATTCTGAAATATCACTTCGTGTCAAAATAAATCTCGGAAATGTACatttcaaacttcaaaattatcCTCTGGcaataaaattctataaaatggcTCTCGATCAAGttggacaaaataaaaagaatatttattcgAAAATAATGCATAACATAGGTTTAGCATTTATTCAACAGAAACAATATTCAGAAGCTGCTTTTGTCTTTGCTTACATCATCAAAGAAAGTCCTGATTTTAGGGCATATTTACACTTGATTTTATGTTGGTTTGCCTTGAGGAAGATTGCGAAAATTCGTCGTTCATTTTCAGACTTATTCAGTCTTCCAAAACTTGATACTAAAGTTGAAGAAATAGCTAAATTGATTATTCTCATTTCACCATTAATTGAAGAAGTTGAAGAAGATGGCTTCAATTGGTGTGTTGATGTTATCCGAATTACGGACTACGCTTGGATGGCAGATAATTTAGAAATAGCTCGAATAGTTGAATTGATGAGAAAAGGAAATTTGGCAGAAGCATTGAAATTTCTACAGAAATTCGAGATGAACGTCAAACATTTGACAGAAAATTCAAGAATTAATTTAAGCTTCGTTTATCTCCATCTAAAAAAGTTAGAACAAGTTGAAAATCTCCTAAAAGGTTGTACAAAACCAAAAGCATACAATAACTATGGTGTTTTGAAATTCTTGCAAAAAGACTATATTGCAGCTGAGAAAGCTTTTCATATAGCAAATGATTCGAAGGAAGAAATCTATGAAGCAAGTTACAATTTAGGATTGGTTCAAAGAAAATTGGGTGATAGAAAACAATCTCAGGAAATATATGACACAATTCTCAAGCAATATCCATTTCCATACAATTTAATG ATGTTTGGACTTTCGAACATAAATGATCCGGGAGTTTTGAGGAACATTGCCAAGTTGtataaaaatctatcaaattACAAAATGGCCAAGTGGTTTTTCGAAGAAGCTTTTGCTGTCAATCCACTGTATTGA